A stretch of DNA from Nitrospira sp. KM1:
TGAAGGGAGGGGCAAAAGATTAGGGTTTGTCAGGAGGAGTTGGGGCATTCGATTGCGCGACCGCTTCTCGCGCGCGCGAATGAGTTCCCCCAAGTTCGAGATAGCGGGTAAAGGCCTCGACGGCCTTATGCTGATCATGCATGCTGTCGGCATACAGAAGACCGAGCGAAAAGTAGACATCGACATAGTTCGGATTCACCCGTAGCGCTTCCTGCATCGCCTGTTCGGCCTCCAAAAACTGTTCACGCTTCTGATAGATGAGTCCGAGTGTATAGTGAGAATCGGCGTTCTTGGGCGCATACTGCACCGCCGCTTTCGCCGCGGATAAGGCATCGTCAAGGTCTGGAAGCACCTCCAACCGGACATAGCTCTTCAACACATAGGCATCTCCGAAGGTCGGATCGTAATCCAATGCCTTGTTCAGACGTTCCAGGGCCTCCTCCTGTCCTTTTCCAGTCTGAAGAAGCGAGAACGCCTGTTCATATTGCATTTTTGCAGCCTGAAGTCGCTCAGCGGGAGTCTGCGGTTCTCCGCCCAGCCTGAATGCGGCCTTTCGGCCCTCGATGAGAACCGTATCTCCGTCTCCCTCGATCTGAGAGAACAACGGATGTTGACTTCCGTGAGATTGCTCTTGGATTTTGGTCGTCACGTATCGTCCCAGTTCGCTGGCCATCAGCCAACCGTTCTTGTCCGAGTCCGCCCCTCCCGATAGGCCGGCAACGATGGTTTGCGCGAACAAACTCCGTTCGTTCGTCCGAGCGAGGCTCTCCCCTTTGTCTGCCGCAGCCAGGACCTGAACGGCACGCTTCTCCATGTCGTCTTCCGGAGCTAGCCGCCCTTCCAGCGAAAGCGGCTGAGCGGCGCTCACTTCCCACCCCCGCACCGCCGCGTCGAATACAAGCAACGTATGCTTGGAGGCAATGCGGCGGCTGAATTCCTTGATATTCTCGAACGTGATCGATTTGGCCACATTTCCAACCTGTGCATCCCACGGCACCAGGTAGCCGATCTCAATCCCGGAAGAATCCTGCATGACGCCCGCATGTCCGATGTAATAGATCACCAAACGATCCTGCCGTCCGACCTTCCGAGGCAGAAAATCTGACAGCGTCTGCTGCAAGCGACGGAAGCTCGCATCTTTGTCGTACAGCTCGACCACATTATCGAATCCGAGTTGCCGCAGTGCGTTCGCCACCGACTTTCCGTCTTCGATCGCGCCGGAAATTTTGGGAGCCAGAAGATAATTCTCTATGCCGATCACAACCGCCCACGATTTGTAGTAGAGGGCCTCGGGCTTTCCCAACTGCGCATGCCCAGCCTGCAGCTGAGCCAGAGTCAGGAAAATCACAATTGATAGGAAGGGGATGATGCGGGAGAAATGTGGAGCGCGTCGAAGCATAGCCAACATGGAGTGCATGAATCACTGGTGAGATTTCAGCCTACTCTGGCATTTGAACACCTGTCAAGAAACCAGGGGGGAAACGGTGCGACGGCTAACCGAGCCTCGGTTATTGCATCATCGACCGTAATGACGGTATGTTGCAGCTCCTGCCCATTGCACCGGCGCACCGGCATGAGCCGCGAAGCCAGTCTTCTGGTCATCGTGCATCGAAGAACGAAGGAGTCCGTTCGTCATGGCAGACAACATCGATACCCTCTTAAAGGAAAGCCGCGTCTACCGACCGACCGACAAGACGAAATCTGCCGCCCATATCAAAGATTACGAAAGTGACTACCGGAAATCGATCGCGGACCCGGAAGGATTCTGGAGCGGCATGGCCAAGGAACTGGAATGGTTTACGCCCTGGAAGACCGTCCTCGAGTGGAACTATCCCTGGGCGAAATGGTTTGTCGGTGCAACCTGCAACATTGCGTATAACTGCCTGGATCGCCATGTGCGAACCTGGCGCAGGAACAAAGTCGCGCTGATCTGGGTGGGAGAACAAGACGAAGAACGAGTGTTCACATACGCTGAGCTGTATCGACAGGTCAATCGTTGTGCCAACGCGCTGAAGAAGCTGGGCTTGAGAAAGGGCGACCGCGTCACCATTTATTTGCCGAAAATCCCCGAGCAGGTCATTGCCATGCTGGCTTGCGCCCGGCTGGGCATAATTCACAGCGTCGTGTACTCAGGATTCAGCGCCCCCGCCTTGGCCAGTCGAGTGAATGATGCCGAAGCCAGGCTCATCATTACCGCCGATGTCGGTTTCGACCGGGGCAAGGTCATCAACCTGAAATCGGTCGTCGACGACGCGATGAAAGCGTGCTCGACGGTCGAACACGTGATTGTCGTGCGGCGCCAGCATGTCGATCCCCCGCCGGTCGGTTCCAAAGAGCTCGACTGGCACGCCTGGGTCAAGGACGAGAAACCTGTCTGCGACGCGGAACCGTTGGACTCCGAATCTCCCCTGTACATCCTCTACACCTCCGGCACCACCGGAAAGCCCAAAGGAGTCGTTCACGTCCATGGTGGATACATGGTGGGAACCTATGCGACGACGAAATATGTGTTCGATCTCAAAGACGAAGATGTCTATTTTTGCGTCGCGGATCCCGGCTGGGTCACCGGACACAGCTATATCGTCTACGGGCCGCTGCTCAACGGCGCGACGATTCTCACCGCCGAAGGAAAACCGGACTATCCGAATCCCGGGCGCTGGTGGGATTTGATCGAGCGGTACGGGGTGTCGATCTTTTATACGACGCCCACCGCGATTCGTCTTCTCATGCGGTATGGCGAGGACTGGCCGAAGAAATATGACCTGTCGACTCTCCGCATTCTTGGCAGTGTCGGCGAGCCCATTAACCCTGAGGCCTGGGAGTGGTTCCATCGCGCGGCCGGCGGGGATAAACCCATCATGGACACGTGGTGGCAGACGGAAACGGGCGCGATTCTCATCACGCCGCTGCCGACCGTTCCACTGAAACCCGGCTCGGCCACACGACCGTTTTTCGGCATCGAAGCCGATGTGGTCGATCGCGAAGGCAAAAGCCTCCCGCCGAACGCCGGAGGGTTCGCGGTCATCAAGAAACCTTGGCCTTCGATGATGCGAACCATCTACAAGGATCCGGAGCGGTACAAGGCGTACTGGCAGACCATTCCGAACTGTTACACGGCCGGCGATGTGTGCCATAAGGATGCCGATGGATACATGTGGTTCATGGGCCGGGCCGACGACGTCATCAAGGTCGCAGGCAACCGTCTTGGGACCGCTGAGGTAGAAAGCGCTCTGGTGAGCCATCCCGCCGTGGCAGAAGCGGCGGTAATCGGGAAACCGCACAAGACCGTAGGAGAATCCATCAAGGCGTTTATCATTCTCAAGCAGGGCGAGCATGAGACTCCGGAGTTGATCCATTCGATCAAAGAACAGGTCAAACAGGAACTGGGGAAAATCGCTGTCCCGGCGGAAGTCGATATCGTGGCTTCGCTGCCGAAAACCCGATCGGGGAAAATCATGCGAAGGGTGCTCAAGGCCAAGGAACTCGGCCAGGACCCCGGCGACATTTCGACTATCGAAGAATAGCAACCATGCATCGGCATGCATCAGGAGGGAATCGTATGAAACGGCAGCTCGGCATCACAGCGGCATCGATCAGCGCGGCGGTTTTCCTTTTGTGCGCCGGTTTGTCCTGGCCGGCATTGGGCGCCGAGAATGCGCCGCCGGCCAAAAAGAAAGCGAAGGCGCCGCCGGAAGCCAAGACGCCTCAATCCAAGTCGCAAAAGCCGGCCTATCAGACAGCCGAGCTGGCGGGAAAAGCCAAGGCCTGCTTCGGAGCAGCGCCCAAGATCGAAAAACTCGTACCGGACGAAGGGAAGGCCGGAGACAAGATCACCATCAAAGGATCACAATTCGGATCAGCCAACTGCTTGCGGGATGTTTCGTTCGGCCCCGGGCGTCCGGCCAAATTCACCATGCAGGATGAGAGGACGATCACGACGACTGTCCCGTCCGGCGGACGCAAAGGGATGGCCATTGTGAGCATCACCACTGCGTCTGGAGGAGACTCAAAGGCGTTCTTGCTGAAATGACAGCCGAGGGTGTCCTCCCGCGCTGCCCGAGCGGCCTGACCTGTTATGAATGGAAAGCGAAAACCGGGGGAACCTATTTATCTTCGGCGGCATATGTTGGCCCTTACCATAGCCGTGGGCCTGCCGATCGTACTGCTACAATTCTATAAAGCATTCGTCGGGCCAATCAGCTTTGGTATTCAGCTGGTGGTCGTGCTGATCATTTCTGTCCTAGCCGGGATCGTTCTCTATATTGCCTATCGCTCGTCGGCCAGAAATCAGCCATAAAGACCCCTCTCAGCCATTCAGTACCCGGCGCAAGCCTCAACAGCTTCCTCCTCAAGGTCCCCGCGTCACCAACCGGTACGAACATCGCTCCGTCGATCGGCACGGGCACGACTAGTCGCCCTCACACTCCAGATGGCACGAAAGGCGACCTGGCAATCTCAATAGCTCGGCACCCGGCCGGTGGCAGGGACCGACGATATGGGTCGATGTGTCAGCGAACCAGGATCATCGAGGCAGCCCGAGCTTTACACCCGCCACATACGCGCGGCAACTAGATCAGGCCCCGTTTCTTGAGATATTCAGCATCGACTACCGGCGTCGGCTTCGAAAGAAGGCCTCGCCCCTGAAGCAGCCGCTCGACATATTTTCCGATCAGATCCGATTCCAGGTTGACGTGATCATGCACCTGCCTGAGCCCCAAGGTCGTGACTGCCGCTGTGTGCGGGATGATCGAGACTTGAAACGACCGGTCCGACACACCATTGATCGTCAAGCTGATCCCGTCTACGGTAATCGATCCTTTCTCCACGCAGTACTTCAATATGTCCGACGGTGCCTCGATCACAAAAAGAACCGCATTGCCGTCCTGCTGTCGGCTTCGGATGAGTCCCACGCCCTCTACGTGCCCGGCCACCAGGTGACCGCCAATCCTCTGGTTCAGTTTCATGGCACGCTCTAGATTGACCGGCGCACCGGCCGTCAGGCTTCCAAGGGTCGTCACGGACAAGGTTTCGGGTGACGCCTCGACTCTGAAGTCACGATCTCCTCGATCGACCACCGTCAGACAGATGCCGTTCACACTAACGCTATCGCCAACCGCCAGCTCATTCATGATGTGCGAGGCCAGGATCGTAATGGTGGTGCCGTTGAGCGTCCGGTTCAACACCGCAACGGCGCCCATTTCCTCGATGACTCCCGTAAACATCAATCTTTCCTCGACATCACCTGTTTAACGACATAGACAAAAACCACGATTAAGACGAGAACGCCAAGCGACGCGACAATTCCGATGACCGTGTCTCCTGCCGTAAACTCACGCATGACCGCTCCATTAT
This window harbors:
- a CDS encoding caspase family protein codes for the protein MHSMLAMLRRAPHFSRIIPFLSIVIFLTLAQLQAGHAQLGKPEALYYKSWAVVIGIENYLLAPKISGAIEDGKSVANALRQLGFDNVVELYDKDASFRRLQQTLSDFLPRKVGRQDRLVIYYIGHAGVMQDSSGIEIGYLVPWDAQVGNVAKSITFENIKEFSRRIASKHTLLVFDAAVRGWEVSAAQPLSLEGRLAPEDDMEKRAVQVLAAADKGESLARTNERSLFAQTIVAGLSGGADSDKNGWLMASELGRYVTTKIQEQSHGSQHPLFSQIEGDGDTVLIEGRKAAFRLGGEPQTPAERLQAAKMQYEQAFSLLQTGKGQEEALERLNKALDYDPTFGDAYVLKSYVRLEVLPDLDDALSAAKAAVQYAPKNADSHYTLGLIYQKREQFLEAEQAMQEALRVNPNYVDVYFSLGLLYADSMHDQHKAVEAFTRYLELGGTHSRAREAVAQSNAPTPPDKP
- the acs gene encoding acetate--CoA ligase produces the protein MADNIDTLLKESRVYRPTDKTKSAAHIKDYESDYRKSIADPEGFWSGMAKELEWFTPWKTVLEWNYPWAKWFVGATCNIAYNCLDRHVRTWRRNKVALIWVGEQDEERVFTYAELYRQVNRCANALKKLGLRKGDRVTIYLPKIPEQVIAMLACARLGIIHSVVYSGFSAPALASRVNDAEARLIITADVGFDRGKVINLKSVVDDAMKACSTVEHVIVVRRQHVDPPPVGSKELDWHAWVKDEKPVCDAEPLDSESPLYILYTSGTTGKPKGVVHVHGGYMVGTYATTKYVFDLKDEDVYFCVADPGWVTGHSYIVYGPLLNGATILTAEGKPDYPNPGRWWDLIERYGVSIFYTTPTAIRLLMRYGEDWPKKYDLSTLRILGSVGEPINPEAWEWFHRAAGGDKPIMDTWWQTETGAILITPLPTVPLKPGSATRPFFGIEADVVDREGKSLPPNAGGFAVIKKPWPSMMRTIYKDPERYKAYWQTIPNCYTAGDVCHKDADGYMWFMGRADDVIKVAGNRLGTAEVESALVSHPAVAEAAVIGKPHKTVGESIKAFIILKQGEHETPELIHSIKEQVKQELGKIAVPAEVDIVASLPKTRSGKIMRRVLKAKELGQDPGDISTIEE
- a CDS encoding IPT/TIG domain-containing protein; the protein is MKRQLGITAASISAAVFLLCAGLSWPALGAENAPPAKKKAKAPPEAKTPQSKSQKPAYQTAELAGKAKACFGAAPKIEKLVPDEGKAGDKITIKGSQFGSANCLRDVSFGPGRPAKFTMQDERTITTTVPSGGRKGMAIVSITTASGGDSKAFLLK
- a CDS encoding riboflavin synthase — its product is MFTGVIEEMGAVAVLNRTLNGTTITILASHIMNELAVGDSVSVNGICLTVVDRGDRDFRVEASPETLSVTTLGSLTAGAPVNLERAMKLNQRIGGHLVAGHVEGVGLIRSRQQDGNAVLFVIEAPSDILKYCVEKGSITVDGISLTINGVSDRSFQVSIIPHTAAVTTLGLRQVHDHVNLESDLIGKYVERLLQGRGLLSKPTPVVDAEYLKKRGLI